The region TTTCATTGAGGAAGCGAAAAAGCGTGACCATCGTAAATTGGGTAAGGAGCTAGAGCTGTTTATGTTTTCGGACGAAGCACCAGGCATGCCATTTTATTTACCTAATGGACAAATCATTCGTACAGAGCTAGAAAACTTTTCGCGTAGCTTACAAAGACAAGCAGGGTATGATGAGGTTCGTACTCCATTTATGATGAATCAGCGTTTATGGGAGCAATCAGGGCATTGGGATCACTATCATGAAAATATGTATTTTTCAGAGGTTGATAATACCAAGTTTGCTATGAAGCCAATGAACTGTCCGGGTCATATGCTTATCTTTAAAAATGCGTTGCATTCTTATCGTGATCTGCCTATTCGTATGGCTGAGTTCGGTCAGGTACACCGTCATGAGCTAAGTGGAGCATTAAACGGCATGCTGCGCGTCCGTACTTTCTGTCAGGATGATGCCCATATTTTTGTTACTCCAGCCCAAATTGAAAGTGAAATCAAAGAAGTTTTTTCTCTTATCGATACGATTTATCGTACCTTTGGTTTTGAGTATTCCGTTGAATTATCAACTCGTCCAGAGGATTCAATGGGTGACGATCAGCTATGGGAGCAAGCAGAAGGAGCACTGCGTAATGTGCTAACTGAGTTAGAGATTGATTATCATTTGAATGAAGGAGACGGAGCATTTTATGGTCCAAAAATTGATTTCCACATCAAGGACGCCTTAAAAAGAAGCCATCAATGTGCAACGATCCAATTAGATTTCCAAATGCCTGAGAAATTTGACTTAACCTACATTGATGAGCATAATCAAAAGGTACGCCCAGTGGTTATTCATCGTGCTGTGTTTGGTTCAATAGATCGTTTCTTTGGTATATTAGTGGAACATTTTGCGGGTGCTTTCCCTACATGGTTAGCTCCTGTTCAAGCAAAGGTTCTTCCTATCGCTGAGGTACATGCTGAGTATGCTAACAAGGTGGCAGATGAGCTGAGAATCAAAGGGATTCGTGTAGAGGTAGACGCTAGAAATGAGAAGATTGGCTATAAAATACGTGAAGCTCAAATGCAAAAGGTTCCTTACATGCTCGTCATAGGGGACAAGGAAATTGAAAATAATGCTTTAGCTGTTCGCAAACGCGGTGAAGGAGACATCGGTGCCAAGCCTGTAGCAGAGGTTATTGATCTGCTAGTAGAGGAAATTACTGAAAAGAAATAAGGTTGAAATCAGTAAAGAAGCTATTTGAAAGTTGACAGATAGGCTTAGCACATGATATATTATGAAATGGATTAAATAGGATAGGACATAAGCAGAAGCGACCCGCTTCTCACCTGATTGACGTATTGTTGACAGGTTGCTACTTGTGAGAAGTATTTATGCGGGCGTTTTGCGTCCGCTTTTTTATTTTGCTACGTGTACCATCCTTAGTCTTAAGATTTTGGCCAAAATCTTGTTGGAGGTGTCAACATATTAGCAAGGAACTTTTAGTCAATGAAGGCATTCGTGCGAAGGAAGTTCGTGTCATTGGAGTCGATGGAGAGCAGTTAGGAATTTTGCCGATCCGTCAAGCGTTACAATTAGCTTTTGATGCTAACTTAGATCTTGTCAATGTAGCTCCTACAGCTAAACCACCAGTATGTCGAATTATGGACTACGGAAAGTTTAAGTTTGAGCAGCAAAAGAAAGATAAAGAAGCACGTAAAAAGCAGAAAATCATTAGTCTTAAAGAAGTTCGGTTTAGCCCTACGATTGAGGACCATGATTATCAAACAAAGATGCGTAATGTCGTCAAGTTTCTCAAAAATGGTGATAAAGTAAAATGCTCCATTCGATTTAAAGGACGCCAAATTACTCACTCTGAGATTGGTAGACAGGTATTAGATCGCTTAGCAAAAGATATTGCCGAAGTAGGAGAGATTGAATCCAAGCCTAAGATGGAAGGCCGTAGTATGTTAATGATTCTTTCTCCTAAAACGACAGATAAATAAGAACGGAGGAAATCGTTATGCCAAAAATGAAAACACATAAAGGTGCAGCAAAACGCTTTAAAAAGACCGGAAGTGGCAAACTTAAGCGTGCTCGTGCTTTTACAAGCCATATGTTCTCTAACAAAACTCAAAAGCAAAAGCGTAAGCTTCGTAAAGCTGCTATAGTGAGCAGTGGAGATTTCAAACGTATTAAAGAAATGTTAACTTACAAGTAATAGGAGGGACTTTTTATGCCAAGAGTTAAGGGTGGTATTGTTTCACGCCGTCGTCGTAAAAAAGTATTAAAGCTAGCTAAAGGTTATTTCGGTTCCAAACACCGTTTATTTAAATCAGCTAATGCTCAGGTTTTAAAATCATTACTATATGCTTACCGTGACCGTCGTCAAAGAAAGCGTGATTTCCGTAAGCTATGGATTACACGTATCAATGCGGCAGCTCGTATTCACGGGTTATCTTACAGCAAATTCATGCACGGATTAAAGACTGCTGGTGTGGACATTAACCGTAAAATGCTAGCAGACCTTGCTGTAAACGACAAAGATACATTTGCTCAATTAGTATCAAAAGCAAAAGGTCAATAATTTCGATCTCATGTAGATGAGCATCTACATGGAACATAAAAATGCTTCTCATTCTGTACTTCGGGTGATATCCGAAAGGAGACAGAATGAGAAGCTTTTTTGCATATAACTAATTTCTCTAAGATAAAAATTTTATTTATTTCCTTTGAGAAGCTCCTTCACAGGACCACTCCATTCAATTGAAGCGTAAGGGTAGTGCTTAAATAGGAGGTTTTCAATTTCTTCAAAGTCCGCCGTTCTGAGACCGTGTAGGTCATTCCTAGATTTGGTCCAAAGCTTAATATGAACAACACGAAACGCTTCATCTGCTGTTCCAAGATACTTTTCTCCTTCAAAAAGCACCCCTTTTTGCGTAACCAAGAGATTTTTTCTTACCTGCTTAAAATCGTCTAAAAGATATAATTCCTTTTTATCATGAGCAAGCTCAAGCTTCCGCTTAGGATGGAACAAGTATTTAAAAATCATGTATGTTAATACGATGATAGAGAAAAAGATCAATATTCTTATAAAAACAGCCATATGCTACCCCCTATTGTCTCCAAAAAAATTTAAAAAAGATGAAATCGCCCCATATGTCATGAACAATGCTTAGAGCAACTTAGGTTAAGAACCCGTTGCACCATATTTTCGGTCTATGTACAACGATTACGTATATATATTGTACGTAACAAGTAATCATTTGGTTTCGGTATAGTTGATTCCTTCTAAAAAAACACCTAAGCTCTATCGCAACCCAGCGAGCATGTTCATCCTTACATCTATATAGTATAATAGCATAGTGTTACATAATAAAGTGTACATTTAGGAGGGATTATAGATGTCTGGTCAAGATACTACCTTACAAATGTTTAAGGAGCTAACGGAATGTCCCGGTGTTCCTGGAAATGAACATGCTGTAAAAAAGGTGATGGAAAAGTGGATTGAGCCACATGCTACAGAGCTTCAGCAGGATCACCTTGGCAGCTTAATTGCTAAAAAGACAGGTCAGGCTGACGGGCCTAAAATCATGGTTGCCGGTCACCTAGATGAAATAGGCTTCATGATTACTCAAATCACAGAAAGTGGATTCCTTAAGTTTCAAACATTAGGCGGCTGGTGGGAGCAGGTTATGCTAGCCCAGCGTGTTTTAGTATTAACTAGAAAAGGTGAGGTTGAAGGGGTTATTGGCTCGAAGCCACCACATATTCTACCTCCAGAAGCACGTAAAAAATCAGTAAATGTGAAGGAAATGTTTATTGACATTGGAGCAGCAAGTCGTGAGGAAGCGGAAGAGTTTGGTGTTCGTCCTGGAGATACGGTAGTTCCTATTTGTCCTTTTACAGTCATGAAGAATCCTAAGCTATTGATGGCTAAAGCATGGGATAATCGAATTGGCTGCGCCATCGCTATTGATGTGATGAAGCGCTTAAAGGAGGAGGATCATCCGAATACGTTCTATGGTGTAGGAACCGTTCAAGAGGAGGTTGGACTACGCGGAGCACAAACGGCTGGTCATTTTGTTCAACCAGATATCTCCTTTGCTGTTGATGTGGGGATTGCTGGAGATACACCAGGGATTAAGCCAGAGGAAGCAAACTCGAAGATCGGAAAAGGGCCTCAAATTATTCTATATGATGCATCGATGATTGCTCATAAAAACCTTACGGATTTTGTTGTCAAGGTAGCAGAGGAAAATCAGATTCCGTATCAATTTGATTTCATTAATGGCGGAGGTACGGATGCTGGGCGTATTCAGCTTACGGGGAATGGTGTGCCTTCCTTAGCGATCACAATTGCTACTCGCTATATCCATAGCCATGCAGGAATTTTACACCGTGATGATTATGATAACGCCGTGAATCTACTTGTTGCTGTAATTAAGAAGCTAGATGCAGAAACTGTGGAGAAAATTAAATTAGGGTAGAGCGTGCTAGTTAAGATTCACTGCTTATTGTATAAGTAAAGAGCGAAGTGGAATACGAAGAGAAGTGTATAAGAATAGACGGCAAGGAAGATTAATAGAAGTAAAAAGGGGTGTTTCAAGGTCTAAAAAGACTTTTGAGACACCACCACTTCTACATACATAACGAAAGCAAATAGACAAAAGGGGCTAGTTACTGAAGCCCCGCTTTAATATGAGAAATGACTAGTTCCTTTTCCTCATTTGAGCTTTTATCCCACATCAGCTCAAATAATACGCCTAAACCAGGTAGCATTTTTTCCTCTCCACTTTCAATAGCATCTAAAATTGTTGCCCGAATATGCTCCTCATCACTTCCATTAAGGTTTTCAACTATCGCATGACGCAGGTTAAGATTCATCTGTTCTTTATCTCCTTTTCTTGAAAAGTTATATCGTTTGCTAGCTGCGTTATTAGTATGAGCAATTTTTTGGTATAGTATGAATGAGAGAAGTGAAAGGGAGCAAACACTCCTTAAGCGAAATAAAAAGAGAATTGAAATAGATAAATGAAATGATTGAAATTATGATTGAAGGAGCACGTTCATGTATATTGAATCCAGCCAGAATCCCCGCTTTAAGGAGTGGAAAAAGCTTTTAACTAAAAAGGGGAGAACCAAGCAACGGAGCTTTCTAGTAGAAGGGTTTCATCTTGCAGAGGAAGCATTTATGTCTAAGTGGGATATTGATGCTGTCTTGCTGATGCAGGATACTGTAGTTACACCTTCATTGGAACAGTACTTAGCCCCATATAAGTCAATAACGTTCGAACTAAGTAGTAAGCTGTTTTTAGAGCTAAGCGAGACAGAAGCACCTCAGGGAATCATAGTGATTGTAAAGCAACGAGAGTTAAAGATTGATGAGAAGAGTGCTTTATTTGAAGCAGGACAAACCATCCTAGTTGTTGATCAGGTTCAAGATCCAGGAAATATGGGTACTATCATTAGGACAGCTGATGCTGCTGGTGTGGATGCCATTGTTATAAGTAAGGGAAGCGCAGATATCTATTCCGGAAAAACGCTGCGTTCTACACAGGGCTCCATTTTTCACCTACCTATTATTCAGGAGGAGCTAGAGGAGGTCTTACCAGATCTAGAGAAGGAAGGCTGGACCATATTAGCTTCTGCTTTAACGGACAGTGTAGATGTTCAGCAGCTTGCCCTACAAAACAAGCCAAAAATAGCTTTGATTGTAGGAAATGAAGGTCAAGGTGTGTCTGAATACGCCTTAGCTCAAGCTCATCAGCGTGTGAAGATCCCTATTTGGGGTCAGGCTGAGTCCTTGAACGTTGGAGTAGCAACAGGGATTCTACTTTACTCCATCAGGTCACAATTTCATTTTATGTAGAAAGAGAGTCATAATAAAGATGTGGAAAAGACCCTATGTAAGAAGCTATGCCTTAATCGGAGCTTGTTTAGCTCTAACCATTTCCTTCACTGCCTACACACTTCGTGAGAATCATTCTGCTATGGAACAATCAGAAGTAGTGCAGGATATGGAGCTACAACATCAAAGCCTAGAACGTGTTGCTGAAATCGAACCTCTAGAGCTAAACGTTGGTATTATACGTTCACCTATTCAAAATGAAGCAGAAATGGCAGAGCAACCCTTGCGTCAATTAGAAACACTATTGGCTGAAGCTACATCTCTTGAGGTTGAAGCGATAACCTTTGATCACTATCATTCTTTACTTGAGGCCTTAGAATATGGGCAAATCCAATTAGCCTTCCTAGGACCAGCTAGCTATGTGGCGGCTCATGAGCGTTCTTCCGCTCAGGCTATTGCTGCAATGATGGTAGATGAACAAGCTTATCATTATTCATATATTATCAGTCTAAACGAACAGCCATGGGATACCCTAGAGGAGTTTATGGATGGAGCACAGCAGCGCAGCTTTGCTTTTAGTGGACCTTTCTCAACCAGTGG is a window of Bacillus horti DNA encoding:
- the thrS gene encoding threonine--tRNA ligase, with translation MSMINVQLPDGAKREIEQGSDVAAVAFSISPGLKKKAVAGKINGKLVDLSAAVQDGDIVEIVTQDSAEALEVMRHSTAHLMAQAVKRIYGDVKLGVGPVIESGFYYDMDLAESITAEDLPKIEKEMNKIINENIPVERIVVSREEALKMYEDIGDEFKLELIQELPEGEEITIYKQGEFFDLCRGPHVPSTGKIKAIKLLSVAGAYWRGDSDNKMLQRVYGTAFAKQNELDEYLHFIEEAKKRDHRKLGKELELFMFSDEAPGMPFYLPNGQIIRTELENFSRSLQRQAGYDEVRTPFMMNQRLWEQSGHWDHYHENMYFSEVDNTKFAMKPMNCPGHMLIFKNALHSYRDLPIRMAEFGQVHRHELSGALNGMLRVRTFCQDDAHIFVTPAQIESEIKEVFSLIDTIYRTFGFEYSVELSTRPEDSMGDDQLWEQAEGALRNVLTELEIDYHLNEGDGAFYGPKIDFHIKDALKRSHQCATIQLDFQMPEKFDLTYIDEHNQKVRPVVIHRAVFGSIDRFFGILVEHFAGAFPTWLAPVQAKVLPIAEVHAEYANKVADELRIKGIRVEVDARNEKIGYKIREAQMQKVPYMLVIGDKEIENNALAVRKRGEGDIGAKPVAEVIDLLVEEITEKK
- the infC gene encoding translation initiation factor IF-3 produces the protein MRAFCVRFFILLRVPSLVLRFWPKSCWRCQHISKELLVNEGIRAKEVRVIGVDGEQLGILPIRQALQLAFDANLDLVNVAPTAKPPVCRIMDYGKFKFEQQKKDKEARKKQKIISLKEVRFSPTIEDHDYQTKMRNVVKFLKNGDKVKCSIRFKGRQITHSEIGRQVLDRLAKDIAEVGEIESKPKMEGRSMLMILSPKTTDK
- the rpmI gene encoding 50S ribosomal protein L35; translation: MPKMKTHKGAAKRFKKTGSGKLKRARAFTSHMFSNKTQKQKRKLRKAAIVSSGDFKRIKEMLTYK
- the rplT gene encoding 50S ribosomal protein L20, with amino-acid sequence MPRVKGGIVSRRRRKKVLKLAKGYFGSKHRLFKSANAQVLKSLLYAYRDRRQRKRDFRKLWITRINAAARIHGLSYSKFMHGLKTAGVDINRKMLADLAVNDKDTFAQLVSKAKGQ
- a CDS encoding sigma-w pathway protein ysdB, which encodes MAVFIRILIFFSIIVLTYMIFKYLFHPKRKLELAHDKKELYLLDDFKQVRKNLLVTQKGVLFEGEKYLGTADEAFRVVHIKLWTKSRNDLHGLRTADFEEIENLLFKHYPYASIEWSGPVKELLKGNK
- a CDS encoding M42 family metallopeptidase, encoding MSGQDTTLQMFKELTECPGVPGNEHAVKKVMEKWIEPHATELQQDHLGSLIAKKTGQADGPKIMVAGHLDEIGFMITQITESGFLKFQTLGGWWEQVMLAQRVLVLTRKGEVEGVIGSKPPHILPPEARKKSVNVKEMFIDIGAASREEAEEFGVRPGDTVVPICPFTVMKNPKLLMAKAWDNRIGCAIAIDVMKRLKEEDHPNTFYGVGTVQEEVGLRGAQTAGHFVQPDISFAVDVGIAGDTPGIKPEEANSKIGKGPQIILYDASMIAHKNLTDFVVKVAEENQIPYQFDFINGGGTDAGRIQLTGNGVPSLAITIATRYIHSHAGILHRDDYDNAVNLLVAVIKKLDAETVEKIKLG
- the sspI gene encoding small acid-soluble spore protein SspI translates to MNLNLRHAIVENLNGSDEEHIRATILDAIESGEEKMLPGLGVLFELMWDKSSNEEKELVISHIKAGLQ
- a CDS encoding TrmH family RNA methyltransferase — its product is MYIESSQNPRFKEWKKLLTKKGRTKQRSFLVEGFHLAEEAFMSKWDIDAVLLMQDTVVTPSLEQYLAPYKSITFELSSKLFLELSETEAPQGIIVIVKQRELKIDEKSALFEAGQTILVVDQVQDPGNMGTIIRTADAAGVDAIVISKGSADIYSGKTLRSTQGSIFHLPIIQEELEEVLPDLEKEGWTILASALTDSVDVQQLALQNKPKIALIVGNEGQGVSEYALAQAHQRVKIPIWGQAESLNVGVATGILLYSIRSQFHFM
- the phnD gene encoding phosphate/phosphite/phosphonate ABC transporter substrate-binding protein is translated as MWKRPYVRSYALIGACLALTISFTAYTLRENHSAMEQSEVVQDMELQHQSLERVAEIEPLELNVGIIRSPIQNEAEMAEQPLRQLETLLAEATSLEVEAITFDHYHSLLEALEYGQIQLAFLGPASYVAAHERSSAQAIAAMMVDEQAYHYSYIISLNEQPWDTLEEFMDGAQQRSFAFSGPFSTSGTLVPRLALSQFEAGRVSTAHTAQTENQPLALIDLGSNEATAIAIKNKEVDAGALNSLFFELFVEQGLLDEDRVKIIWSSDPLYFSPWVVSYQIGEELKGQLRSALVGIEEHEILNYFGATGFSSVTDRNYDLIRRAVEETGEFSDE